A genomic window from Prunus persica cultivar Lovell chromosome G2, Prunus_persica_NCBIv2, whole genome shotgun sequence includes:
- the LOC18787249 gene encoding alpha-taxilin isoform X2, which yields MENPEANQLPEVDSLPDGFVESPPEPLAPPTPTFEQEKPLDNREDDIASDIDRSKEPVEELAADEFQTSQVESVQVPKRASTEQTEEGGTLVMPDSADSVSETSVGVPECSEVKEQVEARCQSSERPTEGGSDSSAANVKETSSLESVETLKSKKTESTETKRKSAKRTFKSEKEFIEFTLKYQQVLAERDSAISVRDKLESLCRELQRQNKVLMDECKRVSTEGQNLRLDLSVKFQDAIKDVSNKLDEQKEECISQLKENEMLRTKLQQLTYQYALSEQQYEQKLKQKSLELQIADLKIKQHEEKLIQEQSQMKLYAEQVSQLLSTEKNLRLQLTADGEKFQQFQDALLKSNEVFETFKQEIEKMAKSIKELKKENLFLKSKCEKTDVTLIELVDERERLKKQLEKTKNQKEKLESLCRSLQAERKQNSIGSNNSDSVPS from the exons ATGGAGAACCCAGAAGCAAATCAGCTTCCTGAAGTTGATTCATTGCCTGATGGGTTTGTTGAGAGCCCTCCAGAGCCCCTGGCTCCTCCAACTCCAACCTTTGAACAAGAGAAGCCACTGGACAATCGTGAGGATGATATTGCCTCAGATATAGATCGTTCAAAGGAACCTGTAGAAGAATTGGCTGCAGATGAGTTTCAAACAAGTCAGG TGGAATCAGTTCAAGTGCCCAAAAGGGCTTCTACGGAGCAGACAGAAGAAGGAGGTACGCTAGTCATGCCTGACTCAGCTGATTCTGTTTCTGAGACTTCAGTTGGGGTACCTGAATGCAGTGAGGTAAAGGAACAAGTTGAAGCAAGATGTCAAAGTTCAGAGAGAC CGACTGAAGGAGGCTCAGATTCGTCAGCAGCCAATGTGAAGGAAACATCATCATTGGAGAGTGTTGAAACTctgaaaagcaaaaagaca GAATCCACTGAAACCAAACGTAAGAGTGCAAAGCGTACCTTTAAATCAGAAAAGGAGTTCATAGAGTTCACCTTGAAGTATCAACAAGTTCTTGCTGAAAGAGATTCAG CCATTTCTGTTCGAGATAAGCTTGAGTCGTTGTGCAGGGAGTTACAACGCCAGAACAAAGTGCTAATG GATGAGTGTAAGCGGGTGTCAACAGAGGGGCAGAACTTGAGATTAGATTTATCAGTCAAGTTCCAAGATGCAATAAAG GATGTGAGCAATAAGCTAGATGAGCAAAAAGAAGAATGTATCTCTCAGCTAAAGGAGAATGAAAT GTTAAGAACCAAGCTGCAGCAGCTCACCTATCAGTATGCTCTTTCTGAACAGCAATATGAACAGAAG TTAAAGCAGAAGTCTCTGGAGCTTCAAATTGCTGATTTGAAGATTAAGCAGCATGAAGAGAAGTTAATCCAGGAACAGTCCCAGATGAAACTATATGCAGAACAGGTGTCACAGTTACTATCAACTGAAAAGAATTTGCGCTTACAGTTGACAGCTGATGGAGAGAAATTCCAACAATTTCAG GATGCATTGTTGAAAAGCAATGAAGTTTTTGAGACATTTAAACAGGAGATCGAAAAG ATGGCAAAATCTATCAAGGAACTCAAGAAGGAAAATTTATTCTTGAAGAGCAAATGTGAGAAAACAGATGTTACTCTTATAGAACTCGTAGATGAG CGTGAACGGTTGAAGAAACAGttggagaaaacaaagaatcaGAAAGAAAAGCTTGAATCCTTGTGCCGATCACTTCAAGCAGAAAGGAAGCAGAATTCCATCGGCAGCAACAACTCCGATTCAGTTCCATCATGA
- the LOC18787249 gene encoding beta-taxilin isoform X1, which yields MENPEANQLPEVDSLPDGFVESPPEPLAPPTPTFEQEKPLDNREDDIASDIDRSKEPVEELAADEFQTSQGRTEKTQKLRTFPVPLSETDSSDVSVESVQVPKRASTEQTEEGGTLVMPDSADSVSETSVGVPECSEVKEQVEARCQSSERPTEGGSDSSAANVKETSSLESVETLKSKKTESTETKRKSAKRTFKSEKEFIEFTLKYQQVLAERDSAISVRDKLESLCRELQRQNKVLMDECKRVSTEGQNLRLDLSVKFQDAIKDVSNKLDEQKEECISQLKENEMLRTKLQQLTYQYALSEQQYEQKLKQKSLELQIADLKIKQHEEKLIQEQSQMKLYAEQVSQLLSTEKNLRLQLTADGEKFQQFQDALLKSNEVFETFKQEIEKMAKSIKELKKENLFLKSKCEKTDVTLIELVDERERLKKQLEKTKNQKEKLESLCRSLQAERKQNSIGSNNSDSVPS from the exons ATGGAGAACCCAGAAGCAAATCAGCTTCCTGAAGTTGATTCATTGCCTGATGGGTTTGTTGAGAGCCCTCCAGAGCCCCTGGCTCCTCCAACTCCAACCTTTGAACAAGAGAAGCCACTGGACAATCGTGAGGATGATATTGCCTCAGATATAGATCGTTCAAAGGAACCTGTAGAAGAATTGGCTGCAGATGAGTTTCAAACAAGTCAGGGTAGGACAGAGAAGACCCAGAAACTGAGAACCTTTCCTGTTCCATTATCGGAAACTGATAGTTCTGATGTTTCAGTGGAATCAGTTCAAGTGCCCAAAAGGGCTTCTACGGAGCAGACAGAAGAAGGAGGTACGCTAGTCATGCCTGACTCAGCTGATTCTGTTTCTGAGACTTCAGTTGGGGTACCTGAATGCAGTGAGGTAAAGGAACAAGTTGAAGCAAGATGTCAAAGTTCAGAGAGAC CGACTGAAGGAGGCTCAGATTCGTCAGCAGCCAATGTGAAGGAAACATCATCATTGGAGAGTGTTGAAACTctgaaaagcaaaaagaca GAATCCACTGAAACCAAACGTAAGAGTGCAAAGCGTACCTTTAAATCAGAAAAGGAGTTCATAGAGTTCACCTTGAAGTATCAACAAGTTCTTGCTGAAAGAGATTCAG CCATTTCTGTTCGAGATAAGCTTGAGTCGTTGTGCAGGGAGTTACAACGCCAGAACAAAGTGCTAATG GATGAGTGTAAGCGGGTGTCAACAGAGGGGCAGAACTTGAGATTAGATTTATCAGTCAAGTTCCAAGATGCAATAAAG GATGTGAGCAATAAGCTAGATGAGCAAAAAGAAGAATGTATCTCTCAGCTAAAGGAGAATGAAAT GTTAAGAACCAAGCTGCAGCAGCTCACCTATCAGTATGCTCTTTCTGAACAGCAATATGAACAGAAG TTAAAGCAGAAGTCTCTGGAGCTTCAAATTGCTGATTTGAAGATTAAGCAGCATGAAGAGAAGTTAATCCAGGAACAGTCCCAGATGAAACTATATGCAGAACAGGTGTCACAGTTACTATCAACTGAAAAGAATTTGCGCTTACAGTTGACAGCTGATGGAGAGAAATTCCAACAATTTCAG GATGCATTGTTGAAAAGCAATGAAGTTTTTGAGACATTTAAACAGGAGATCGAAAAG ATGGCAAAATCTATCAAGGAACTCAAGAAGGAAAATTTATTCTTGAAGAGCAAATGTGAGAAAACAGATGTTACTCTTATAGAACTCGTAGATGAG CGTGAACGGTTGAAGAAACAGttggagaaaacaaagaatcaGAAAGAAAAGCTTGAATCCTTGTGCCGATCACTTCAAGCAGAAAGGAAGCAGAATTCCATCGGCAGCAACAACTCCGATTCAGTTCCATCATGA